In Edaphobacter aggregans, the sequence GTGTTCAGCCACTTGGCTTGCCTTGGCAAGGGTAAAGCCAGTTAGCACTTTTCCTAACGTGGAAGCGGACTCGGCAAGCAGGTTCTGATTCTGGTGCGGTGTAGTGTCAACACTGGCATCAATTGGCTTTGCGGAACTAGTAGGTGTACCCGACGACGGTGTCGCGGCACGAGGCTTGTTTGCCGTTTGTGCAACCCCGGATGGATAACCGAACAACAGACCGAAAAAGCCGCCAATCAGTAGGCAAGCGTTCGCCAGTATGAGAGGCATAGCCCAAGACTTGCAGGCAACAATGAGCAGACCATTACCAACGATGACAAAGGTCAAACAATTGAAAGCGATGACATAGCGAACGTTCGCTGGATCAGCGTTTACGGGTCTGAAAGTAAATATGGCCTTTCCAGCCAACGTGAGAAGCCCAGTGGCCGCAAAGATAGCAATCCAAGTCCGAACACTCTCCGGTGAGAAAAGCACGTCTCGATAGCGGAAAAGCACAAACGCAATTAGGAGACCGCTGCAGGTGACTAGTACGTAGGTTAGTGGAGGTTTTAGAGCGGACCAGGAAGCAGCGATTTGCTCCCGCAGTTCACCCGTCTCCCACCGATCCGGCTTGGAACCGTCCTCGCGCGACTGCTCGGAGTCAGGCGGCGAGGCCTCTTCTGGCCTGTCACGACGATCTTCTTCTGTGGACATGGTCAAACCTCACGGAGCAGGATCACTAAGGGGAAGGACGAATAATTGCACGACCCATGGGTCTCTGCCAACAGATATTTGCGAACACCCCAAGGGTCGTATCAGAATACGAAATTAGAGCACGGTAGGCTGAATTTTTTAGCTTCGAAAGCTACATAACTTTCCGGGGCCCCAAAATGTCGCATATGCATCAGACTGTGCCGTATCGATCTTTCATGTCTGGCGGGAGTAATAATTCGATGCGCTGCTTCCGACAGCGATCACTCTGACAGAAGCTTGCTCGAGAAGAAGTGTTAGGCTGACCCGCCACAGGCAGCCCTTTGCCCACGGTTGAGAATTTGGTGCCAATTTGGTGCCAAATCTAACCCGGAATACCGGTTTATACCGACTTTACCGGCTTATAACCTCTTTACGATGTGCAGCCGACCGATTCGTCGCCATTCACACGGTGGAAGTCGTAGGTTCGAATCCTGCTGTGCCCACCATATAATCAACAACTTAGAGCAAACACGACGGAAAGCCGCCACGCCACACCACGCCACACTCAGGCTAAATTATTCAATCAATGTGAGATCCCGCGATCCATGGATTACTGGTGGAAGCGGTTCAGGGCTCTCAGCGAAGAGACATTCGACGACCCGTTTTTGCGCTTGCCGCTTCGCGACTAATCGGGCCTGCGTGTAAAGATCCAGCGTCGTCCAGGCTTTCGCATGCCGCATGAGTTCCTGCACCACTTTGACGTTCTCGCCATTCCCAACCAAAAGAGTCGAGTATGTGTGCCGGAAGGTATGCCATCCTACTTTCTTGCAAATACCTGCCCGAACGGCTGCGGGTTGAATAATCTTTGCCAGCACCGTTCCAGGCCAATACGGATCCTTCCCGCTCTTATGAGGACTGGCAAAGATCCAATTCTCCGAGTTGCAATGTCTGGTCGTCTCTTTCCACAGCCAGAGATCAGCGGCCACTCGTTCATCCAAGGGCATTGGTTTGCGCGAGGTTTCTGTCTTGCAATTGCCGATGATGCCGTGATAAACGGAGCGCTGAATCGAGATCACTAGATCAGAGAAGTTGACATCGCCCCACCTCAGAGCAAAGAGTTCGCTTCGCCGCATGCCCGTGGTAACGGCCAACTCGACCATCAGGCGAAAACAAGGTTGCAACTGCGAAAGGATGGCCCGAATCTCTTCTGATTCGAGAACCATGGGTACTTTCTTACGTCTCGCACTCTGCCGAACGAACGTAATGGGATTCCGGCCCTGTTCGAGCCACTCGCAGCGGATTGCATGATTGAAGAGCACACTGAAGATATTGCGGATCTTCCCCTTCGTTGCATCTGCTAAGGGGCCGCCATCTGCTCGTCGCAGCCCTCTGAGCCAGTGTTCCACGGCCAGAGTCCGAACCGAATGGAGAGCTATCTCGCCCCAGCCAGGTCGAATCTACCTATCTAGAAAATAGAGGTAGATCGTCCTTGTCGCGTGAGAGTGCCAGCCAGTGTCCGCGGAGAGATCGGTATGCACGTAATGATCGATCAAATCCCGAATGGGAATGGGTTTACCCGAATAGTGATTTCGACTGCCGTTCAGATACACTCTCAAACCATTTGCTGCTGTCCAAGCGAGTTCTTCGGTTGGGTATTGCTCGACCGTTCCGACGATAGCCGTGCGATGGACTCGTCTTCCCCTCTCGTCCGTCTCCCGCCAAAGAAACTCCCATACATGTGGTCCCGATTTCCGTCGTGCGCGACGAAGATGCCCCGTCTGATAGCGTTGGCTCACTGAGTACCCTCCTGTAAGGAGGGTAGTAGCAACCCTTGCAGAGGTCCGCAATTAGGGTTTCGTTTGGAAAAGGGATACCTGATCGAGCACCTTTGCAACAGTTGAAGAAAGTGAGACTATGGCGCAAGCGACGTGGCTCCGTAGGGACCTACAGCCAGAGAGAATAGGGATTACTTCCGAGAAGCCGACTTCCGGGTAATGATTTAGTGTCAATGAGTGTAGTTGGCGATTTATCACTCACTGAGAGCTCAAACGAACTTCTAACCTCCGTTTAACTGAAAACGGAATTCAAACAACCTTTAGTCAATTTAAGAGCGACGTGTTGGTTGGGCTATTTCCTACCACCTCTGAAGAGGACCCCTGCGCCGAGTCGCACCTGATTCTGGCGATTCTCCCGGAGGTTACGTAGTTCGGAGTAGAAATAGTCTGCCTGAACGGCGCGTATCCAGACATGCTTTGAGACTGCGATGTCCACTCCACCACCCAACGTGTACGCATACGAGGTGTCGTAGCTGGTGGGCAGCTTTCCGACTGGCGCCGGAAAGTATCCATCAAAGCCATGCACCCCGCCGAACAGAGCTTGTCCAAAGGGCTGAAATCGGGTGTGATTGGCTACGCGCAATCTCAACCCTCCCATACCATAGAAGAGGCTAAGGCCCGTGTTGAAGCCCGGAATGTGGTCGGTTATATTGCCACCGACCTCAACGACTGCCGAGAAATTGCCCCACACCGGAACGGACAACCCGCCCACACCTCCACTCATCCAGAAGCAACCGCAGCCACCGACAGGCGCGTTGGCGTACATCTCGCTGAAGGTGGCATAGGCGTCGATCGTGTTGGCGGGACGCTGGGCCAGTCCTGTCATGGAGAGCAACGAAAGCAACGCGCAGACGAAGACACGAGTCAGCTTGTTCATCGCTCCTCCTATTGAACGGTGAGAGTTACAGTGCTGCTGTTCGCCACACTTCCGCTGGTGGCGGTGATAGTGATTGTGTAGGTCTGCTGGGGCTGGTTGAAGTAACCTCCCGATCCGCAGCCCGAGATAGCTCCAGAGGATGTCAAGCCAAGCAGCAGCCACAGCAGCAGCCGTGGTGGCCTTGCTCGGGTTCGCCTCAAAAATGCAAGAGGCAATAGCAATACTGCAAGTGCGAACGGCGTCTTCGAGATGCGGCGCAACGCTGCACTCTGTTTGGGCACGTTGACGGTGAAGGTGGAAGTTGCTGCAGCGGAGCCGGGAGTCAGGATGGGGGGTGCGAAGGAGTAGCTTGAGCCAGGCGGTAAATTCGTCGCCGTCAGTGTGACCACATTGTTGAAGGCACCGTTTACGGGGGTGACGGTGATGCTGTAGCTCGCCGACGCTCCTGGAGGAATCAACTGCGGTCCCGTAGTCGAGGCAACGGTGAAGGTAGGCTGAGTGCCGCCTACTGTCTGTACTACCTGAGAGACAGCACTTGAAGTAGCGCCGTTATAGGTTGCATCACCGCTATACACCGCTGTGATCGAATGGGTTCCCACGGACAGCGTCGTGGTCGACAAACTCGCCGTGCCGCCGGACACTGTCCCGGCGCCCAGCACCGTCATTCCGTCAAGAAACTGTACCGTGCCTGTCGATCCGGCAGGTACCGTCGCGGTGAAGGTTACGGAACTGCCCGATGGTACTGGGTTGCGCGACGATGCCAGGGTCACGGTCGCCGCAGTTTTGTTCACTACCTGCGAGAGCGCCGGAGAAGTCACACCGTTGTAGTTCCCATCACCGTTATACGTCGCCGTGACCGAGTGTGTTCCTACCGATAGCGTCGAGGTCGAGAAACTCGCCGTGCCGCTGGACACTAGCCCGGTGCCCATCACCGTTGTTCCATCCATGAAGGTTACCGTTCCGGTGGCGCCTGCGGAGAGCGTCGCGGTGAACGTCACTGATGCCGCAGGCGTCGATGGATTCTGTGAGGAGGCCACCGCCACCGACGGAGTTCCCTTGCTTACCGTCAGGATGCCGTTCACGAAAGCGATCGAGTAATTGGGAGAACTGAGACCTCCGATAATCGATATCGGATAAGTTCCCACCGGAGATGTCACCGTCGCGGTCGTCGAATAGACCGGCACGCCGGTCACTGCCGTGGAATATGTGTCGCCGTTGACCAGTGTGCCCGTCACGGTATAGCTGAACGCCGGGTTACCCTGCCCATACTGGCGACTTGCGTTCGTCACCGTAACTGTAAGCGCCGCTCCACCGTTCGGACCAGTTCTCGGTGTCACGATTGCGGTCACCGGTGAGCTCGTACTTGCCGCATAGTTCCCGTCGCCCTCATAGGACGCCGTGATAGTGTTTGTGCCCGCACTCAGTGCCGAGGTGGATAACGTCGCGGTCCCGCCCGATACCGCAGCAGTGCCCAGCACCGTGGAGCCTTTAGAGAAGACGACTGTTCCGGTCGCGCCGCTCGCAGCGACCGTCGCGGTCAGAGTGAGCGGATCGCCGTACTGCGTCGAGGTCGCGCTCGTGGTCAACGTCGTCGTTGTGGCGGCGGTCACGATCGTCAAGGTTCCAGGAACAGTGGTTAGCGTGTAGTTCTGACTCGCCAGCCCGCTTACGTTGATCGGGAAGGTCGAACCTACTGGAGAGTTCGGAGAGCCCGCCACACTGTAAACCGGAACTCCGGTCACCGCCGTGGCATACGTATCTCCGTTTAACAGCGTGCCCGAAACAATATAGGAAAACTCAGGATTCGCGGTTCCGTACTCACGGCTTTCATTTAACACCGTCACGGTCAGCGCGGGCGCTCCACCCGCAGCAGTCTTCTTCGCCACCGTCACCGTCGTTGGCTCGCTCATGCTGCTTGCATAAGTCGCATCACCGTTATAGGTCGCCGTGATCGTATGCGTGCCCGCATTCAATGTCGTCGTACTCAGGGCCGCAACACCACCGGTTACCGTGCCCTGGCCCAGATACACCGAACCGTCGTAGAAGCTCGCCGTACCCGTTGCGCCTGAGGTGACCGTTGCCGTCAGGGTCACCCGATCACCGTACTGCGATGAGTTCGGAGAGGCTGCCAGCGTCGTCTTCGACGAGGACGGCACCACCGTCAAAGTGCCGGGAACGAACGCAAGCACATAGTTTTGGCTGGTCAGCCCCGACACCGTAATCTCAAAGGTGCCCGTCGTCATTCCGGCGGTCGTTGAGTAAGTCGGCGTGCCTGTCACTGCGGTGGCATAGGTATCACCGTTGACCAGCTCGCCCGCAACCGTATGGCTGAACGGCGGGTTCGCCTCTGTCGTCGTTCGCGATGCATCGTTGACCGTCACGGTCAACGATGCTCCCCCACTAGTGCCCGTCCGTTGCGTCACCGTCAGTGTCACCGGGTTGCTCGTGCTCGCAGGAAAACTCAAGTCCCCGTTATAGGTAGCCGTGATCGTATGCGTCCCCGCGTTCAGTGTGCTGACTGATAGCACCGCCGTAGCACTGCTATCCAACGACGACGTGCCCAGCAGGGTGGTGCCCTCGTGGAAGCTCACCGTGCCCGTTGCCCCGGCGGTAGGCCCGACGACTGCCGTCAGTACCGCAGGATTCCCATACATCACCGTTGTGGGGTTCACGCTCAGCGTCGTCGTCTCTCCTGCCGCTGGTGTTACTGTTAGTGTGCCGTTGACGTAGGTGAAGATGTAGTTGTTGTTCGTGGCAAGGTCTCCAGGAGCCGCAGTGATGGGATATGTCCCTGCAGGGGAGACCGTCGTTGCCGTCGTCGTCAGGCTTGGTGATCCCGTAACCACCGACTCCTGCGTGTCGCCGTTCGCAAACCCGATCATCGTGCTGGTGAAGGGGGGATCTGGGGTTCCGTAAGGACGGCTGGCGTCGTTCGCCGTCACGGTCAGCGTCGCCTGGTTCACGACCTGCGTCAGTACGGACGAAGTCGCTCCGTTGTAGTTACTGTCTCCGCTGTACACCGCGATAATCGGATGCGTACCCGCAACCAACGTTGAGGTCGTGAAGGTGACCGTAATGCCGGAGATCGGCACCGCACTGCCGATCTCCGTGCCGTTATCCTCGAAGGTCACCGTCCCCGTGGCACCCGACGGAACCGTCGCCGTAAAGATCACAGAACTCCCGTAGCTCGATGGATTCAGCGAGGATGCTACCGTCACGGTCGGAGTTCCCTTGCTTACGGTCAGGGTACCGTTCACGAAAGCGAGCGAGTAGTTCGCCGAGTTTAGACCTCCGGTAATCGATACCGGATAAGTTCCCACCGGCGCGGTCACCGTTGCGGGCGTAGAGTAGACGGCCACGCCGGTCACTGCCGTGGCATACGTGTCCCCATTGACGAGCGTGCCCGAGACGCTATAGCTGAACGCCGGGTTACCCTGCCCATACTGACGACTTGCGTCCGTCACCATAACTGTAAGGGCTGCCACGCCCCCCGGACCGGTTCTCTTTACCACGGTTACGGTCACCGCTGAACTCGTACTTTCCGCATAGTTCCCGTCGCCCTCATAGGACGCCGTGATGGTGTATGTTCCCACACTCAGCGCCGAGGTCGACAACGTCGCTGTCCCGCCAGATACCGTACCGGTGCCCAGCGCCGTGGAGCCGCTAGAAAAGACGACCGTTCCGGTCGCGCTACTCGGACCTACCGTTGCCGTCAGCGTAACCGGATCGCCATATTGCGTCGAGGTCACGCTCGTAGTCAGCGCAGTCGTTGTGGGGGCAGTCACGATCGTCAGGGTTCCAGGAACAGTGGTCAGCGTATAGTTTTCGCTCACCAGACCGCTTACGTTGATGGGGAAGGTCGAACCCACCGGAGAGGTCGGAGTGTCCGTCGAAGTATAGACCGGAACTCCGGTCACCGCCGTAGCATACGTATCTCCGTTCACCAGCGTGCCCGAAACGATATACGCAAACTCCGGATTCGCGGTCCCATACTCACGGCTTGCGTTTTCAACCGTCACCGTCAGCGCGGGACCTCCACCGGCAGCCGTCTTCTTGGCCACAGTCACCGTCGCTGGCCCGCTCGTGCTGCTGGCATACGTAGCGTCGCCGTTGTAGATCGCCGTGATCGTATGCGTTCCTGCATTCAATGTTGTCGTGATCAATGTCGCCACGCCGCCGGTGACCGTGCCCTCGCCCAGAAACACCGAACTATCATAGAAACTCGCAGTGCCCGTTGCGCCTGATGTGACCGTCGCCGTCAGCGTCACTGGACCGCCGTACTGCAATGAGTTCGGAGAGGCTGTCAGCGTCGTCGTCGACGAGGACGGCACCACCGTCAAAGTGCCAGGAACGAACGCAAGCGTATAGTTTTGGCTCGTCAGTCCCGACAGCGTAATCTCAAAGGTGCCCGCCGTCGTTCCGGCGGTTGTCGAATAAGTCGGCGTGCCCGACACCGCGGTGGCATAGGTATCACCGTTGACCAGCTCGCCCGCCACCGTGTGGCTGAATGGCGGGTTCGCCTCGGTCGTCGTCCGCGTCGCATCGTTGACCGTCACGGTCAATGCAGCTCCCCCGCCCGGCGCGGTCCGCTGCGTCACCGTCAGGGTCACCGGGTTGCTCGTGCTCGCAGGAAAGTTCACATCCCCGTTATAGGTCGCCGTGATCGTATGCGTGCCCACGTTCAGTGTGCTCACTGGCAGCACCGCCGTAGTACTGCCATCCAGCGACGACGTCCCCAGCAGGGTGGTGCCCTCGTGGAAGCTCACTGTGCCCGTGGCCCCAGACGGAGGTCCCACGACCGCCGTCAGTACCGCAGGGTCCCCATACATCGCCATCGCCGGGCTCACACTCAGTGTCGTCGAAGGCCCGGTCGTTGCCATGTTCACTGTCTGCGTCAGTACGAGTGAAGTCGTTCCGTTGTAGTTCGTGTCTCCGCTGTACACCGCGGTGATCGCATGCGAACCCGCCACCAGCGTCGAGATCGCGAAGGCGGCCGTGGTGCCGGAGATCGGCACTGCACCGCTGATCGCCGTGCCGTTATCCTCGAAGGTCACCGTCCCCGTGGCGCCCGCCGGAACCGCCGCCGTCAAGGTTAATGAAGTGCCGTAGGTCGATGGGTTCAGAGAGGAGGCAAGAGTGACGGTCGGGATCGCCTTGTTCACCACCTGGGATACCGGCGTTGACACCGCGGCGGTGTAGTTGGCATCCCCGCCGTATTGCGCGGTGATCGAGTGCGTGCCCACTGCCAGCGAACTGGTCGCCAGAGTGGCGACGCCACTGTTGATCGTCCCCGTGCCGAGGGACGTCGTGCCGTCCTCGAAGGTCACCGTTCCGGTGGCTCCGGACGTGACCGTCGCCGTAAGAGTCACGCCAGTACCGAAAGTCGAGGGGTTCAGCGAGGTAGCCAGAGCGACAGTGCTGGACGCCTTGTTCACCACCTGGGACAGTACGGACGAAGTTGCTCCGTTGTAGTTCGTGTCTCCACCGTACTGCGCCGTGATCGAGTGCGTTCCCGCTGCAAGCGAACTGGTCGTCAGGCTGGCGACGCCACTGCTAATCGTCCCTGTGCCAAGGGACGTTGCGCCGTCGTCGAAGGTCACTATCCCGGTGGCTTCGGACGGGACCGTCGCCGTGAGAGTCGCGCTCACACCGAAGGTCGATGGGTTTAGAGAGGAAGCCAAAGTGACGGTCGGGCTCGCCTTGTTCACAATCTGGGATACCGCCGTGGAGGCGGCGGTGGTGTAGTTGGTATCTCCTCCATACTGCGCCGTGATCGAGTGCGTGCCTGCTGCAAGCGAGCTAATCGTCAGCGTAGCGCCGCCGCCGCTAATCGCTCCCGTCCCAAGGGACGTTGCGCCGTCGTCGAAGGTCACTGTCCCGGTGGCTCCGGACGGGACCGTCGCCGTGAGAGTCACGCTCACACCGAAGGTCGATGGGTTCAGAGAGGAAGCCAAAGTAACGGCTGGAGTCGCCTTGTTCACAACCTGGGAGACCCCCGTGGACACCGCGCCGATGTAATTGGTATCCCCGCCATACTGTGCCGTGATCGAGTGCGTTCCCGCGGTGAGCGAGCCAGTCGCCAGCGTAGCGACGCCTCCGCTGATCGTCCCCGTGCCCAGGGATGTTGCGCCGTCGTCGAAGGTCACTGTCCCGGTTGCTCCGGACGGGATCGTTGCCGTAAGAGTCACGCTGGTACCAAAGGTCGAGGGATTCGGCGAGGATGCCAGAGCAACAGTGCTGGACGCCTTGTTCACGACCTGGGATACCGGTGTTGACACAGCAGCGCTGTAGTTGGAATCCCCTCCATACTGCGCCGTGATGGAGTGCGTTCCCGCTGCAAGCGAACCGGTCGTCAGTGTGGCGATACCAGTGCCGATGGTTCCGGTGCCAAGAGCCGTCACGCCATCGAGAAATGTCACTGTGCCTGTGGCATCCGTCGGAAGTGTAGCCGTAAAGGTCACGCTGGCACCGAAGGTCGAGGGGTTCAGGGAGGACGCCAAGGTGACGGTCGGGGTAGCTAGACTAACCACCTGAGAAACCGCTGTTGAGACCGCGCTGCCGTAGTTGACATCCCCTCCATACTGCGCCGTGATCGAGTGGGTGCCGGCCGTAAGCGAACTGGTCAGCTGGGTTGCGACTCCACCACTGATGCTTCCTGTACCGAAAATCGTCGGGCCGTCGTAGAAGGTGACCGTGCCCGTCGCATCGATCGGGAGGGTAGCAGTGAAGAGCACCGCGCTGCCGTATGCCACTGGGTTCGCCGATGAAGCCAGGGAGACCGTAAGCGACGTCGGTGTTACGGTGAAAGTGCCGTCCTGGAACTCTGTCAGGTAGTTGAGCGAGCTTAGGCCGCCGACGATCGATACCGGATATGTTCCAGCTGGTGATCCCAGCGACGCCGGTGTTGAGTAAATGGGCACTCCCTTGACGGCGGTGGCCGGTGTATCTCCGTTCAGCAGCGTGCCCGACACCGTATAAGCGAAGGCCGGGTTTGCCTGACCATATATACGGCTCGTGTCATCTGCGGTGACGATCAGGTACGGGTCTCCGCTGGGACCGGTTTTCGGGGAAACAACGATAGTGACAGGCGTGCTAGTGCTTGTACCGAGGTTGTTGTCTCCGAGATATGTCGCGGTGATCGTATGCCGACCCGCCTGAAGAGTACTTAGCGCCAGAGTCGCGATGCCGGTTCCGGAGCCGACTTGCGCTGTGCCGAGTACGTTCTGCCCCTCTTGGAAGACTACGGTCCCTGTCGCCGTCGTCGGTGCAATGGTGGCAGTCAGTGTTACCGTGTCGCCGTATTGAGCTGCCGTGAAGCCCGTGGTCCCAACTGAGGCTGAGGCCAGAGTTGTCGTGGACGAAGCAGCCACGATCGACAGCGTACCTGGGACAGTGGCAATCTCGTAGTTCTGACTGACCTGCCCGCTCACGGTAATCGGGTACGTCGTGCCCACGGGCGAGGACGGAGTGTCGGTCGTGGCATAGACAGCTGCTCCGGTTACGGCGGACTCAAAGCTATCGCCGGGCAGAAGAGTACCAGTAACGATGAAGGCAAAGTACGGATTCGCGGTCCCGAACTGACGGCTGGCGTTCTGCACGGTTATCGTCAGGGCAGCGCCACCGCTAGGTCCTTGTTTCTTAGCTACAGTCACAGTCGACGGCAGGCTTAGGCTGGTGGAGTAAATCCCATCGCCGGAGTAGGCCGCCTCAACTGAGTGAGTTCCGGCGGTCAGGGTGGATGTCACGAACGTCGCCGTGCCACCGGACAGCGTCGCATCCCCCATGAACACCGTGCCACCGGATGGCAACACATCGTAGAAGCTCACCCTTCCAGACGCTACGGTAGGGCTCACCGTTGTGGTGAGGGTAATTGGATCACCGTACTGGCCCGAGCTTGGATTGACCGTAAGCGTGGTGGTCGAGGGCTTGCCGATTGCATCATCCGTTACGATCAGAGTTCCGGGGACGCTTGTTAAGGTGTAGTTGTTTGAGGTCAGACCCGATATGGTGATCGGGTATGTGCCCGGATCCGAACCTGCTGGCGACGCTAAACTTGGCGTTCCAGTGATCGCTGTTTCGTATGTGTCGTAGTTGAATAACTGACCTGTGACGTAATAGGTGAAAACTGCAAACTGCCCATTCGCAGGGCGCGTTGCGTTTCTGACGACGATGGTTAGCGCCGCCGTTCCCCCGATACCAGTCTTTTGCGTGACGGTCACCGTCGCTGGAGAACTGGTGCTGGGCAGCAGATTCGGACCACCATTGAAGGTCGCAGTGATTGTATGAATGCCCACTGGCAGGTTGTCGAACGGCAACTCGGCCTGGGTGGCGCTGTCGAGCGACGCGGTTCCCAGCAGCGTAGACCCCTCGTAGAAGCTCACCGTTCCGGTAGCTCCCTGGGTAACGGCTGCTGTCAGCACCTCCTGGTCCCCATACATGATGTTTGTCGACGCGGTAGCAATCGTCGTAGTGGAGTTCCCTTGCGTGACCGTGACGGTACCATCCTGAAAGGCGATCTCATAGTTCGCCGAGACCAACCCGGAGACCGACAGGGGGTATGTGCCCACAAGAGAGGAAGGCACTGCGCTGGTCGTGTACACGGCGGTTCCCGTCACGGCGGTGGCGGAGGTGTCCCCAGGTACAAGAGTTCCCACGACCGTATAGCTGAAAGGAGGATTCGGCTCGCCGAACGGTCTGGTCACGCTATTGGCCGCCACCGTCAGCGCGGGGCCACCAGCCACCGTCTTCTTGGTTACGGTGACCTGCACCGGCCCTGAAGAGCTGCCACCGAAGTTGTTATCCCCTGTGTAAGTCGCCGTGATGTTGCTGTACGTTCCCACCGGAAGATACTGCCCTGTTCCCGGTATCTGATTGAGCGCCAGAGTTGCGGACCCGGCGTTGAGCGTTGCGCTGCCGAGCAGCTCCGTTCCCATAAAAAAGTTCACTGCACCGGTCGCGGCAGGCTGATTTACGTTGGCAATGAAGTTAATCGTATTGCCGTATATCGCTGTCTGTGTAGTCGGCGTCAACGATGTAGTCGTGCCTGCTGTATTGTTCGTGAGATCAAAGTTCGCCGATCCCACAGATCCAGCCGTCGCTCTGACCGTATAAGTTCCGGTGGTTCCGTTGGCCGTAGCGATCACGTGCGCAAATCCGTCGATGTCGGTCACCGCGGATGGCGCACTCAGGCTGGCGTTGGCTGCCGTGCCGTTGGCCACATAGGTGACAGTCACGCCCTGGACAGGGTTGTTGCCCGCATCGGTGACCAGTACCGTCAGCGGTTGTTGGAACTCTGCATTGATCACCGCAGCCTGTGGGGAACCGCTACTGATGGTAATCGCGTTGGCAGCACCGGCCGTATTGGTGAGAGTGAATTGCGCTGGAGTCCCAACCGCGGACGCCACCACCTTGAAAGAACCGGTCTTGCCGTTGGCTCTGACGGTGACCGATGTGAGCCCATTGGCGTCCGTGTTGGGGTTGGCCACCGTAAGCGTCCCGTCGGCCGTGGTTATGGTTCCATTGGTCGCCCACGTGACAGGGACATTCGGCACAGGATCACCGGCTGCGTCCTTCACGATAGCCACCAGCGGGCTCGCGTAGCTCGTATTTACCGCCGCAGTCTGTGGTGTGCCGCTGGAAACAGTGATCGAAGTCGGGAGACCGTAGATGATCTGGGTCAGGCTGGCTGAGTTCTCCAGGAACTGGTCGGTGCCGAGGTAGACAGCCTCGATGATGTGCGAGCCGGAGGTAAGCGTATTGTTCGTGTCTGTAGCCACGCCATTCGAGTTGACCGGGATGGGA encodes:
- a CDS encoding tyrosine-type recombinase/integrase translates to MVLESEEIRAILSQLQPCFRLMVELAVTTGMRRSELFALRWGDVNFSDLVISIQRSVYHGIIGNCKTETSRKPMPLDERVAADLWLWKETTRHCNSENWIFASPHKSGKDPYWPGTVLAKIIQPAAVRAGICKKVGWHTFRHTYSTLLVGNGENVKVVQELMRHAKAWTTLDLYTQARLVAKRQAQKRVVECLFAESPEPLPPVIHGSRDLTLIE
- a CDS encoding outer membrane protein, which encodes MNKLTRVFVCALLSLLSMTGLAQRPANTIDAYATFSEMYANAPVGGCGCFWMSGGVGGLSVPVWGNFSAVVEVGGNITDHIPGFNTGLSLFYGMGGLRLRVANHTRFQPFGQALFGGVHGFDGYFPAPVGKLPTSYDTSYAYTLGGGVDIAVSKHVWIRAVQADYFYSELRNLRENRQNQVRLGAGVLFRGGRK